A genomic window from Algoriphagus sp. Y33 includes:
- a CDS encoding glutamine synthetase III — MATLRQQALAMVQTRQRVVVKAPSNKISDFFGTNTFGTAQMKVSLAPSAYKRVMEAIDKGTKIDSSTAEEVASAVKTWALSKGVTHYTHWFQPLTGSTAEKHDSFFDALGGLEKFKGSALVQQEPDASSFPNGGIRSTFEARGYTAWDPTSPIFIFENTLCIPTIFVSYTGEALDYKTPLLKSIEAINDAAVAICQLFDRNVRKVQPSLGVEQEYFVIDKALFAARPDLVMGGRTVYGHSPARGQQLDDHYFGSIPTRIKDFMVDFENEALKLGIPVMTRHNEVAPGQFEVAPLFEEINKATDHNQLLMDVMEKVAERHDLKVLLHEKPFANVNGSGKHNNWSLITDTGVNLFQPSNSARENLQFLTFLVATVKAVYDHSDLLRASIASAGNDHRLGANEAPPAIISVFLGATLTEVLNELEKNGNIKIEKGDNMYMKLGISKIPEIILDNTDRNRTSPFAFTGNKFEFRAVGSQANVAGPMTVLNVIVADVLADMAKDIEKEMTAGKEKKIAIVNVLRKYIKDSKKVRFEGDGYSEEWAKEAEKRGLSNLKSTPGALDVYAAKATKELFERHNVMNGIEVHARHEIMLENFIKKIQIEGRVMGDLALNHIIPTAILYQNKIIQNANGLKGLGLDHTAAVETIKEVSKHIESLKANITAMVEARKKLNKETDIVKMAKGYQTDVKEAYFDKIRYAVDKLELLVDDESWPLVKYREMLFLR; from the coding sequence ATGGCAACACTCAGACAACAAGCCTTAGCAATGGTGCAGACAAGACAACGCGTAGTTGTAAAAGCACCATCCAACAAAATCTCGGACTTTTTTGGCACAAACACGTTTGGCACAGCCCAGATGAAAGTGTCTTTGGCTCCATCCGCCTATAAAAGAGTGATGGAAGCTATTGATAAAGGAACCAAGATCGACAGTTCCACAGCCGAAGAAGTAGCTTCTGCTGTAAAAACTTGGGCTTTGTCCAAAGGCGTTACACATTATACACATTGGTTCCAGCCTCTTACGGGATCTACTGCTGAGAAGCATGATTCTTTCTTTGATGCACTGGGAGGCTTGGAGAAATTTAAAGGAAGCGCACTTGTACAGCAGGAACCGGATGCATCTTCTTTCCCGAATGGTGGCATACGCTCTACTTTTGAAGCGAGAGGATATACTGCTTGGGACCCTACTTCCCCGATTTTCATCTTCGAGAATACACTTTGTATCCCTACCATATTTGTGTCCTACACCGGCGAGGCGTTGGATTACAAGACTCCATTGTTGAAATCAATAGAAGCCATCAACGACGCGGCTGTGGCGATTTGCCAGTTGTTTGACAGAAACGTAAGAAAAGTACAGCCTTCACTAGGTGTAGAGCAGGAGTATTTTGTGATAGACAAGGCACTTTTCGCAGCAAGACCTGATTTGGTAATGGGCGGAAGAACCGTTTATGGACATAGCCCTGCCAGAGGCCAACAATTGGATGATCACTATTTTGGATCTATACCTACCAGGATAAAAGACTTTATGGTAGACTTCGAGAATGAAGCGTTAAAGTTGGGTATTCCTGTAATGACCAGACACAATGAGGTAGCACCTGGCCAGTTCGAAGTCGCTCCTTTGTTTGAAGAAATCAATAAAGCTACGGATCACAACCAATTATTGATGGATGTGATGGAAAAAGTCGCTGAAAGACATGACCTAAAAGTTCTTCTTCATGAGAAACCATTTGCTAATGTAAATGGTAGTGGAAAGCATAACAACTGGTCACTGATTACTGATACAGGGGTAAACCTTTTCCAACCAAGCAATTCAGCTAGGGAGAATCTGCAATTCCTTACTTTCTTGGTGGCAACTGTAAAAGCTGTTTATGATCATTCAGACCTATTGCGGGCAAGTATAGCGTCAGCGGGCAATGATCACCGACTTGGAGCAAATGAAGCGCCTCCGGCAATTATCTCCGTATTCTTGGGAGCTACGCTTACTGAGGTTTTGAATGAGCTTGAGAAAAACGGCAACATCAAAATCGAAAAGGGTGATAACATGTACATGAAATTGGGTATCTCTAAGATTCCTGAGATCATCCTTGACAATACAGATAGAAACAGAACTTCTCCTTTTGCTTTCACAGGTAATAAATTTGAATTCCGTGCAGTAGGTTCTCAGGCTAATGTGGCCGGTCCGATGACTGTATTGAACGTGATTGTTGCGGATGTATTGGCTGATATGGCCAAAGACATCGAGAAAGAAATGACTGCCGGCAAAGAGAAGAAAATTGCGATTGTTAATGTATTGAGAAAATACATCAAGGATAGCAAGAAAGTAAGATTTGAAGGCGATGGCTACTCAGAAGAGTGGGCGAAAGAAGCTGAAAAAAGAGGCTTGTCCAACTTGAAATCAACGCCTGGTGCATTGGATGTATATGCAGCCAAAGCTACCAAAGAGCTTTTCGAAAGACATAATGTAATGAACGGTATTGAAGTTCACGCCCGTCATGAAATCATGCTTGAGAATTTTATAAAGAAGATTCAGATCGAAGGACGGGTAATGGGTGATTTGGCATTGAATCATATTATTCCAACAGCCATTCTTTACCAGAACAAGATCATTCAGAATGCCAATGGCTTGAAAGGACTTGGGTTGGACCATACAGCGGCTGTAGAGACAATCAAAGAAGTTTCCAAACATATCGAATCGCTGAAGGCTAACATCACTGCAATGGTAGAGGCACGCAAGAAGCTCAACAAAGAAACAGATATCGTAAAAATGGCTAAAGGATATCAGACTGATGTCAAGGAAGCTTATTTTGATAAAATCCGTTATGCTGTAGATAAATTGGAGCTTTTGGTGGACGATGAGTCATGGCCACTGGTGAAATACAGAGAAATGCTTTTTCTTAGATAA
- a CDS encoding DUF805 domain-containing protein, giving the protein MYTIFKPEGRITRRMYLVMFIIFYFINILCLMLIWDSFQTQSWAIFYGAGVALIASICILLVQAIKRLHDIGLDWKYALYLLIPPPINFIGFIWLAAQKGQDGENKYGPSPRKTDLF; this is encoded by the coding sequence ATGTACACTATATTCAAACCGGAAGGACGAATTACCAGAAGAATGTATCTGGTCATGTTTATCATATTTTATTTCATAAATATTCTATGTCTGATGTTGATCTGGGACAGTTTCCAGACGCAATCCTGGGCGATTTTCTACGGTGCGGGAGTAGCGCTCATCGCATCGATCTGTATTTTACTTGTCCAAGCAATCAAACGACTTCACGACATAGGGTTGGATTGGAAATATGCGCTTTATCTATTGATACCTCCGCCAATCAATTTCATAGGATTTATCTGGCTGGCTGCACAAAAAGGACAGGATGGAGAAAACAAATACGGACCAAGCCCAAGGAAAACCGATCTCTTTTAA
- the mtaB gene encoding tRNA (N(6)-L-threonylcarbamoyladenosine(37)-C(2))-methylthiotransferase MtaB, with the protein MKKVAFYTLGCKLNFSETSTISRQFEEKGYLKVDFQENPDIFIINTCSVTENADKKCKKIVKEAKKISPNSYVTIIGCYAQLKPTEISEIEGVDAVLGAAEKFRLIELLDDFAKAQDTKVLASEIQEATVFNNAYSINDRTRTFLKVQDGCNYGCAFCTIPLARGKSRSNTIESVVQSALEIAATDVKEIVLTGVNIGDFGIVDGKRNERFADLVYALDEVEGINRLRISSIEPNLLTNEIISFAAQSKRFVPHFHIPLQSGSNTILRKMGRRYLRELYVDRVTKIKILMPHACIGVDVIVGFPGETDELFLETYNFLNELDISYLHVFSYSERANTRAAEMEDVVPMKKRNERSKMLRILSEKKRRKFYTENLGKTFTVLFEEDIEDGKIHGFTENYIRVAAKYDPMLINELKTVTLDQINDKGNVEVREPEFVYEKH; encoded by the coding sequence GTGAAAAAAGTAGCCTTTTATACATTAGGATGTAAGCTAAATTTCTCTGAAACCTCTACTATCAGTCGCCAATTTGAAGAAAAGGGTTACTTAAAAGTCGATTTTCAGGAGAATCCCGATATTTTCATAATCAACACTTGTTCAGTCACTGAAAATGCTGACAAAAAGTGTAAAAAAATCGTAAAAGAGGCGAAAAAGATATCCCCAAACTCCTACGTCACCATAATAGGATGTTACGCTCAATTAAAACCAACCGAAATATCAGAAATAGAAGGTGTAGACGCCGTTCTCGGTGCGGCCGAGAAATTTCGATTGATAGAACTCTTGGATGATTTTGCAAAAGCTCAGGACACAAAAGTGCTGGCTTCTGAGATTCAGGAAGCAACTGTCTTCAATAATGCATACTCAATCAATGATCGTACAAGGACATTCCTGAAAGTTCAGGATGGCTGCAATTACGGATGCGCTTTTTGCACCATTCCGCTTGCCCGTGGCAAAAGCCGGAGCAATACAATAGAAAGTGTCGTACAATCTGCCCTGGAGATTGCGGCCACAGATGTCAAAGAAATTGTCTTGACAGGAGTTAATATCGGTGACTTCGGTATAGTAGATGGCAAGAGAAATGAGCGATTTGCTGACTTGGTCTACGCACTTGACGAAGTAGAAGGGATTAATAGATTGAGAATCTCCTCTATCGAGCCAAACTTGCTTACCAATGAGATCATCAGCTTTGCTGCACAGTCCAAGAGATTTGTTCCTCATTTCCATATCCCTCTTCAATCCGGATCCAATACCATTTTGAGAAAAATGGGCAGAAGATACCTCCGGGAGCTATATGTGGATAGAGTGACCAAGATCAAAATACTCATGCCACATGCCTGTATCGGTGTGGACGTGATCGTAGGCTTTCCGGGTGAGACAGATGAGCTATTTCTGGAAACTTACAATTTCCTGAATGAACTGGATATTTCATACCTCCATGTATTCTCCTACTCGGAGCGTGCCAATACCCGAGCAGCAGAGATGGAGGATGTAGTTCCTATGAAAAAAAGAAATGAGCGCTCGAAAATGCTCAGGATCCTTTCGGAGAAAAAAAGGAGAAAATTCTACACGGAGAATCTTGGAAAAACCTTCACCGTACTTTTCGAGGAAGATATTGAGGATGGTAAAATCCATGGATTCACCGAAAACTACATACGTGTCGCTGCCAAATACGATCCTATGCTGATCAACGAATTAAAAACCGTCACCCTTGATCAGATCAATGACAAGGGTAACGTAGAGGTACGGGAACCCGAATTCGTGTATGAGAAGCATTAA
- a CDS encoding SusC/RagA family TonB-linked outer membrane protein: MKKILSIAFALVMVLGLSVSTQAQQRILKGVVTAASDGLPLPGVTIVDKSTKAGTTTNVDGEYAISVNENTVLVFSFIGFANQEFTVGNQTELLVSLEDEASDLSEVVVTAFGMERDKKALGYSVTQLGGDRFTEARTANVGNALSGKVAGVNVTPPSTGAAGSSRVVIRGGSSLTGNDQPLYVVNGIPIESGNLGNAGMWGGNDSGDGLSSISPDDIESMSVLKGNAAAALYGARAANGVILITTKSGTARKGIGVSYSSNIMFDNVWDQTDFQRLYGAGRDGRVSSSSEEALEDATNGWGARYDGSSVIQFDGVSRPYSFTGEGLADFYKTAYTFNNSIAFDGGNEMGNYRFSFSDLDNKDIMPNAGFKRRVANANINGKLGKFTLAVTGQFSNQKAKNRPRLSDAPGNANYSMLTKPGHIPLELMRGTTDKLGAKEDGTELRYQQSNFVTNPYWAAYQFFREDETNRILGNVSLKYDITDWLYVQGRLGLDFQSRVDHSSEPYGTAYKPLGDYYVTERTIREDNADLFIGFNKTFGDFDFDVFVGGNRMRRTSESLRGGGNDLVIPFFSSVRNVRAPSITYDFSEYGINSYFGAANIGYKNVLFFNATARQDQFSTLAGANSKLFYPSFSLSGVLSDMFTFPEVITFAKVRGSWGQAGGGAPNPYALNLTYGLVGAGHLGGNLGQIQNESIPNSNLGPYTSTEYEIGADLRFFDNRVGLDVAYYNRTTKDDILATGISGTSGFNTTTINIGELRNKGFEFLLNITPIARDFKWDISFNFANNVSEVLSLGTNSEGESIEFINLGNSRLQRESIRHIVGEPLGMIAGFKQLEIDGQKVYDDNGYPVATDGYETIAQGRHPISAGFSNTFSYKGFRMYFLIDVRSGGYMMSGTNSSAYSRGLHENTLVGRDGGLTISGVNLAGEPMEWTIPANPTNSEEYLLDQYYQRYAQITENVVYDASFAKLREFTFGYTFPAKVIGKTPLQSLTLSFVGRNLALLWSNVPNVDPESAYANDGNSQGLEYFGLPTNRSFGFNLSANF, from the coding sequence ATGAAAAAAATTTTATCAATTGCTTTCGCTTTGGTCATGGTGCTGGGACTTTCGGTCTCGACACAGGCTCAGCAGCGAATATTGAAAGGAGTGGTAACCGCTGCGTCAGATGGCCTCCCCTTGCCTGGTGTAACCATTGTGGACAAAAGTACAAAGGCGGGAACGACTACTAATGTGGATGGAGAATACGCTATTTCCGTAAATGAAAACACGGTCTTGGTATTTTCGTTTATTGGATTTGCTAATCAGGAGTTCACTGTAGGGAACCAGACTGAATTGCTTGTTTCTTTGGAGGATGAAGCATCAGATCTTAGTGAAGTGGTCGTGACCGCATTCGGTATGGAGAGAGACAAGAAAGCATTGGGTTATTCCGTAACACAATTAGGAGGAGATCGATTTACTGAAGCCCGTACCGCAAATGTGGGAAATGCACTTTCCGGGAAAGTAGCAGGAGTCAATGTAACACCTCCCTCAACAGGCGCCGCAGGGTCTAGCCGGGTAGTAATCCGGGGAGGGTCTTCTTTGACAGGAAATGACCAGCCCCTTTACGTGGTGAACGGGATACCTATTGAATCAGGGAATCTTGGAAATGCAGGGATGTGGGGTGGAAATGATTCTGGGGATGGTCTATCTTCAATCAGTCCGGATGATATTGAGAGTATGTCTGTATTGAAGGGAAATGCAGCAGCAGCTCTTTATGGAGCCAGAGCTGCCAATGGTGTTATCTTAATTACTACCAAAAGCGGGACAGCCCGAAAAGGAATTGGGGTATCATATAGCTCCAATATAATGTTTGATAATGTTTGGGACCAGACAGATTTTCAAAGACTATATGGTGCGGGAAGAGATGGACGTGTTTCAAGCTCCAGTGAAGAGGCCTTAGAAGATGCAACCAATGGTTGGGGTGCTAGATACGATGGTTCATCTGTCATCCAATTTGACGGAGTATCCCGACCCTATTCCTTTACGGGCGAGGGCTTGGCTGATTTCTACAAAACTGCCTATACTTTTAACAATTCTATTGCTTTTGATGGAGGCAATGAAATGGGGAATTATCGCTTCTCATTTTCAGATTTGGATAATAAGGATATTATGCCAAATGCAGGTTTCAAACGTAGGGTGGCTAACGCCAATATCAATGGAAAACTTGGTAAATTCACGCTGGCCGTTACTGGGCAGTTTTCAAATCAAAAAGCGAAAAACCGACCAAGACTATCGGATGCCCCCGGCAATGCAAATTACTCAATGCTGACCAAGCCAGGCCATATTCCATTGGAGTTGATGAGAGGAACTACAGACAAACTTGGGGCAAAAGAGGATGGAACAGAACTAAGGTATCAACAAAGCAATTTTGTTACTAACCCTTATTGGGCTGCTTATCAATTTTTCAGGGAAGATGAGACAAACCGGATCTTGGGAAATGTTTCTCTGAAGTATGATATAACTGATTGGTTGTATGTGCAGGGTAGATTAGGGCTTGATTTTCAATCTCGGGTAGATCACTCTTCTGAACCATATGGAACCGCTTATAAACCTTTGGGGGATTATTATGTAACGGAGCGGACAATCAGGGAAGATAATGCTGATTTGTTTATTGGATTCAATAAAACGTTTGGTGATTTCGATTTTGATGTTTTTGTAGGGGGCAATCGAATGAGAAGAACGTCCGAAAGCTTACGTGGAGGAGGAAATGATTTAGTTATCCCCTTCTTTAGCAGTGTAAGAAATGTAAGAGCTCCATCTATTACCTATGACTTTTCTGAGTATGGGATCAATTCGTATTTTGGAGCTGCAAATATTGGTTACAAAAACGTCCTCTTCTTCAATGCTACTGCCCGTCAGGATCAATTCTCGACCTTGGCTGGTGCAAATAGTAAGTTATTCTATCCTTCATTTAGTTTGAGTGGAGTTCTAAGTGATATGTTTACCTTTCCTGAAGTGATCACCTTCGCTAAAGTCAGAGGTTCTTGGGGACAAGCAGGGGGAGGTGCTCCAAATCCTTATGCTTTAAATCTTACTTACGGCTTAGTGGGAGCAGGCCACTTGGGTGGTAATTTAGGACAGATTCAAAACGAATCAATCCCTAATTCAAACCTTGGTCCATATACTTCTACAGAATATGAAATTGGAGCAGATTTAAGATTTTTTGATAATCGTGTAGGGCTTGATGTTGCTTATTATAATAGAACGACCAAGGATGATATCCTAGCTACGGGGATTTCTGGCACCTCTGGATTTAATACTACTACAATCAACATCGGTGAGCTTAGAAATAAGGGCTTTGAGTTTTTGTTGAATATAACTCCAATCGCAAGAGATTTTAAATGGGATATATCATTCAATTTTGCAAATAACGTATCTGAGGTTTTAAGTTTAGGGACCAATTCAGAAGGAGAGTCCATAGAGTTTATCAACTTGGGCAACAGCCGACTTCAGCGTGAAAGTATAAGACATATTGTAGGAGAGCCCTTAGGTATGATTGCGGGCTTTAAGCAGCTTGAGATCGATGGCCAAAAAGTGTATGATGATAATGGATATCCTGTAGCTACTGATGGTTATGAAACTATTGCCCAAGGGCGACATCCGATTTCTGCGGGATTTAGCAATACCTTTAGCTATAAAGGATTTCGTATGTATTTCTTAATTGATGTACGAAGCGGAGGATATATGATGTCCGGTACGAATAGTTCAGCTTATTCAAGGGGCTTACATGAAAATACATTGGTAGGAAGAGACGGGGGATTAACGATAAGTGGTGTAAATCTGGCGGGAGAACCAATGGAATGGACTATACCGGCGAATCCAACTAATTCGGAAGAATACTTATTGGATCAATACTACCAGAGATATGCACAAATAACGGAAAATGTAGTATATGATGCTTCATTTGCCAAGTTAAGAGAGTTCACTTTCGGATATACTTTTCCGGCTAAAGTGATCGGCAAAACTCCCCTGCAGTCTTTAACCCTTTCCTTTGTAGGAAGAAACCTAGCTTTGCTATGGTCCAATGTGCCTAATGTTGACCCTGAATCTGCTTATGCAAATGATGGGAATTCTCAAGGGTTGGAATACTTTGGTCTTCCTACCAATAGAAGCTTTGGGTTTAACCTTTCAGCAAATTTCTAA
- a CDS encoding AsmA-like C-terminal region-containing protein translates to MKKKRVLYISLFLAVPILIFSASVWVAYSKQKVLTQDALTAINKEFVGELTIEDSHISPFVNFPYISIDLTGVKFFDSKTKENKPIYVVEDFYIGFDVWDIIRGRHQVKKLKISNGHLDVIKFENGDINLLLAKGIKADAKEADEEEETEFAFDLSGIEIEGFDITYSDVSNNQDLVFHIDQLLSDFSLKDGHIYIDIVSDLIFDLDQDGENTFFADKKVHLDLELDYFEDLQKLLISPSRVKLEEAVLGLAGQVKILDEGLDLELNLNGEKPDFNIFAAFLPNEAAQTLKRYKNEGEVYFSGSVRGIAGNGQSPAISVEFGADNAYFLNSGIQKKVDELRFIGFYTNGEERNLRTSELQLQNFYARPDEGIFQGRLTIRNFEDPNVKINVNADLDLGFLSDFFEIEGLRGIEGQVLLTMDFDELVDMDLTSASISDVEESLQSELTLKNLSIQIPEFDLPVRNANGYAYMRKGKVVLDSLSFQIGQSDLAFSGELSNFPVLLHGNKLPIKAKINAKSNFLNLKELIPSDSINMGVDEEISDFQVKMAFETTGEELYKYDYLPKGEFLIEDFYAKFKNYPHVLHDFHADVYIEDDFLEVRDFKGEIDESDFLFTGKVLNYKKWFQGRKVGESSFDFSLVSSQIKLNDLLSYNGVDYLPEDYSKEIISNLNLKGKVDLHYQGDFQSADFYLEDLDGKMKIHPLKLEDFAGRVHYENEYLTMEDFRGKMGDSDFTVQLGYCLGEKDSVASPTEKSNYFHLSSQAMDLDALMGFESIEVDTNHQEAFNVFQLPFSKMEFTAAIKKLNYHTFWLEDIVAKVRTNEEHYLYLDTLGFGIADGSLGVNGYFNGSNPDEIYFSSVMNASEVDLDQLLIKFENFGQDYLINENLHGKVSGKIASKFLVYPDLTPIIEKSEAKMDLTVYQGSLVNFAPLDAMASYFSDRNLKNVRFDTLSNTFELKGGVLTIPKMNINSSLGYIELSGSQSLDLNMDYFIRVPLALVTQVGFRALFGGKNKNEVDPDQEDAIVYRDRDKRVRFVNINMKGTPDDYKISLKKDGK, encoded by the coding sequence ATGAAGAAGAAAAGAGTCCTGTACATTTCCTTGTTTTTAGCAGTTCCCATTCTGATATTTTCAGCATCAGTTTGGGTCGCTTATAGCAAGCAAAAAGTACTGACCCAGGATGCTTTGACTGCCATCAACAAGGAGTTTGTTGGCGAGCTTACCATAGAGGACTCTCATATTTCCCCATTTGTTAATTTCCCTTACATCTCTATTGATTTAACAGGAGTAAAGTTTTTTGACTCCAAAACCAAAGAAAACAAACCGATCTATGTGGTGGAGGATTTTTACATAGGTTTTGACGTGTGGGATATAATCAGAGGAAGGCATCAAGTCAAAAAACTGAAAATCTCAAACGGTCATTTGGATGTCATCAAATTCGAAAACGGAGATATCAATTTGCTCTTGGCCAAAGGAATTAAGGCTGATGCTAAAGAAGCGGATGAAGAGGAGGAGACTGAATTTGCTTTTGATTTGTCAGGTATTGAAATAGAGGGATTTGATATCACTTATTCAGATGTTTCAAACAACCAAGATTTGGTATTTCACATCGACCAATTGTTGTCAGATTTTAGCTTGAAAGACGGGCATATTTATATTGATATAGTTAGTGATTTGATTTTTGATCTGGACCAAGATGGTGAAAACACATTTTTCGCTGATAAAAAGGTGCATTTAGATCTCGAGCTTGATTACTTTGAGGATTTGCAGAAGTTGTTGATTTCCCCCTCAAGGGTGAAATTGGAAGAAGCTGTTCTAGGTTTGGCAGGCCAGGTTAAGATCTTGGATGAAGGATTGGACCTTGAGCTGAATCTAAATGGAGAAAAGCCTGATTTCAATATTTTTGCGGCATTCTTGCCAAATGAGGCGGCTCAAACGCTCAAGAGGTACAAGAATGAAGGAGAAGTTTATTTCTCAGGGTCTGTGAGAGGAATAGCTGGAAACGGACAAAGCCCCGCAATTTCGGTAGAATTTGGAGCTGATAACGCTTATTTCCTCAATTCAGGAATTCAAAAGAAAGTAGATGAGTTGAGATTTATAGGGTTTTATACCAATGGTGAGGAAAGAAACCTCCGTACCTCAGAATTACAGCTTCAAAACTTCTATGCCCGACCTGATGAAGGGATTTTTCAAGGAAGATTGACCATTCGGAACTTTGAAGACCCCAATGTGAAAATCAATGTAAATGCTGATTTGGATTTAGGCTTTTTGAGTGATTTTTTCGAAATAGAAGGACTTCGGGGAATAGAAGGTCAGGTTTTATTGACTATGGATTTTGATGAATTGGTAGATATGGACTTGACCTCTGCCTCTATATCGGATGTGGAAGAAAGTCTTCAGAGTGAGTTGACATTAAAAAATCTAAGCATTCAGATTCCGGAGTTTGACCTTCCTGTAAGGAATGCCAATGGATATGCCTACATGAGGAAAGGAAAGGTGGTCTTGGACTCGTTGAGTTTTCAGATAGGGCAGTCCGACTTAGCCTTTTCCGGTGAGTTGAGCAATTTCCCCGTTTTGCTGCATGGTAACAAACTGCCGATAAAAGCGAAAATAAATGCGAAATCTAATTTTTTGAATTTAAAGGAATTGATTCCCTCTGATTCAATTAATATGGGGGTGGATGAAGAAATTTCGGATTTTCAGGTCAAAATGGCTTTTGAGACGACGGGGGAAGAACTGTATAAATATGACTACTTGCCGAAAGGTGAATTTCTCATAGAAGATTTCTATGCAAAATTCAAGAACTATCCACATGTGCTACATGATTTCCATGCTGATGTTTACATCGAGGATGACTTTTTGGAAGTGAGAGATTTCAAAGGCGAGATTGATGAAAGTGACTTCCTCTTCACAGGTAAAGTATTAAATTACAAGAAGTGGTTTCAGGGCAGGAAGGTGGGAGAAAGTAGTTTTGACTTTAGCCTTGTTTCAAGTCAGATTAAACTCAATGACCTGTTGAGTTACAATGGAGTGGATTATCTACCTGAAGATTACAGTAAGGAAATTATTTCAAACTTGAATCTAAAGGGGAAAGTTGATTTACATTATCAGGGCGATTTTCAGTCAGCTGATTTTTATTTGGAAGATTTGGATGGAAAAATGAAAATCCATCCATTGAAGTTGGAGGATTTTGCTGGTAGGGTTCATTATGAAAATGAATACCTTACAATGGAGGATTTCCGGGGAAAAATGGGGGATTCAGATTTTACAGTGCAACTTGGATATTGTTTGGGTGAAAAAGATTCCGTAGCAAGTCCTACTGAAAAGTCAAATTATTTCCATTTGAGTTCTCAAGCGATGGATTTGGATGCATTGATGGGATTTGAAAGTATAGAAGTGGATACAAATCATCAAGAAGCCTTTAACGTTTTTCAATTGCCATTTTCAAAAATGGAGTTTACTGCAGCTATCAAGAAGTTGAACTACCATACCTTCTGGCTAGAGGATATCGTGGCAAAAGTGCGGACTAATGAGGAGCATTATTTGTATTTGGACACCTTGGGTTTTGGGATTGCAGATGGATCTCTTGGGGTCAATGGCTATTTCAATGGTTCGAACCCGGATGAGATCTACTTCAGCAGCGTGATGAATGCCAGTGAGGTAGATTTGGATCAGCTCTTGATCAAATTCGAGAACTTTGGACAGGATTATCTGATCAACGAGAATCTGCATGGTAAGGTGAGTGGGAAGATCGCAAGTAAATTCTTGGTATACCCGGATTTGACTCCGATTATAGAAAAATCTGAAGCAAAAATGGATCTGACTGTGTATCAAGGAAGCTTGGTGAATTTCGCTCCGTTGGATGCCATGGCAAGTTATTTTTCGGATAGGAATTTGAAAAATGTGCGGTTTGATACCCTAAGCAATACTTTTGAACTCAAAGGAGGGGTGCTCACCATTCCAAAAATGAATATCAATTCGAGTTTGGGATACATAGAACTTTCGGGTAGCCAGAGTCTTGATTTGAATATGGATTATTTCATCAGAGTCCCTCTGGCATTGGTGACACAGGTTGGCTTTAGGGCCCTTTTTGGTGGGAAAAATAAGAATGAAGTCGACCCTGATCAAGAGGATGCAATTGTCTACAGAGACCGGGACAAGAGAGTACGGTTTGTAAATATAAATATGAAAGGTACACCTGATGACTATAAGATCAGCCTAAAGAAAGATGGGAAGTAG